A window from Kribbella jejuensis encodes these proteins:
- the ligD gene encoding non-homologous end-joining DNA ligase — protein MSGRDAGWIPPMLATLTADRFSDPGWIYERKLDGERCLVHSERGKVALYSRNRHELNGSYPELVDAIAAQHGDFVLDGEIVAFDGNVTSFARLQRRMQLKEPRAARRSGVAVYLYLFDLLRLDGRDLTGLDLRRRKALLRESIKYADPLRYTAHRNRDGVAYAEHACRQGWEGIIAKRADAPYTAGRSKDWLKFKCVAEQEFVIGGYTDPQGSRTGFGALLIGYYDNGDLRYAGKVGTGYDRRTLDEVGRRLARLEQREPAFTKGHLPRAGVHWVKPRLIGQVAFSEWTRDGQLRHPRFQGLRFDKDPHDVVREVAR, from the coding sequence GTGAGCGGGCGCGACGCGGGGTGGATCCCGCCGATGCTGGCGACGTTGACCGCGGACCGGTTCTCGGATCCCGGCTGGATCTACGAGCGGAAACTCGACGGCGAGCGCTGCCTCGTCCACTCCGAGCGCGGCAAGGTGGCGCTCTACTCGCGCAACCGGCACGAGTTGAACGGCAGCTATCCCGAGCTCGTCGACGCGATCGCCGCGCAGCACGGCGACTTCGTCCTGGACGGCGAGATCGTCGCGTTCGACGGCAACGTCACGAGCTTCGCCCGGCTGCAGCGGCGGATGCAGCTCAAGGAACCGCGGGCCGCCCGGCGCAGCGGTGTTGCCGTGTACCTGTACCTGTTCGACCTGCTCCGGCTGGACGGCCGCGACCTCACCGGACTCGACCTGCGCCGGCGCAAGGCGCTGCTGCGGGAGTCGATCAAGTACGCAGATCCGCTCCGCTACACGGCCCATCGCAACCGCGACGGCGTCGCGTACGCCGAACACGCCTGCCGCCAGGGCTGGGAGGGCATCATCGCGAAACGGGCGGACGCGCCGTACACCGCCGGCCGCTCGAAGGACTGGCTGAAGTTCAAGTGCGTCGCCGAACAGGAGTTCGTGATCGGCGGCTACACCGATCCGCAGGGCAGCCGCACCGGCTTCGGCGCGCTGCTGATCGGGTACTACGACAACGGCGATCTCCGGTACGCCGGAAAGGTCGGCACCGGCTACGACCGGCGCACGCTGGACGAGGTCGGCCGCAGACTGGCGAGGCTCGAACAACGCGAACCGGCCTTCACCAAAGGACATCTGCCGCGCGCCGGAGTGCACTGGGTGAAACCGCGACTGATCGGCCAGGTCGCGTTCTCCGAATGGACCCGCGACGGCCAGCTGCGGCACCCGAGGTTCCAGGGCCTGCGGTTCGACAAGGACCCGCACGACGTCGTCCGGGAGGTGGCCCGATGA
- a CDS encoding Ku protein has translation MARAIWSGYITFGLVSVPVGMYSATQEHEIDFHQFQKGTSDRIRYKRVNERTGREVPYDKIVKGHDVGSGEYVIVEPEELEDIAPGKSRTLEIDTFVDLDEIDPMHFQKSYYLGPEDAENASSYALLRDALAKTNRAGIAKFVMRGKEYLATIRADGKVLVLETMFFADEIRDPDEELGGLPRKSATGKQLSMAVDLIEAMSGEWKPAAYKDTYTERVKELVKAKHAGKEVVYSEEEPQATNPSDLIAALRASVESARKARTATKTRAKKTTAKKSTAKKTAAKKTTAKKTTAKKTAKKQKRAA, from the coding sequence ATGGCGCGGGCGATCTGGAGTGGGTACATCACGTTCGGACTGGTCTCGGTACCGGTCGGGATGTACAGCGCCACGCAGGAGCACGAGATCGACTTCCACCAGTTCCAGAAGGGCACCTCGGACAGGATCCGGTACAAGCGGGTGAACGAGCGCACCGGCCGCGAGGTCCCGTACGACAAGATCGTCAAGGGTCACGACGTCGGCAGCGGCGAGTACGTGATCGTCGAGCCCGAGGAACTGGAGGACATAGCCCCGGGCAAGTCGCGGACGCTGGAGATCGACACGTTCGTGGATCTGGACGAGATCGATCCGATGCACTTCCAGAAGAGCTACTACCTGGGCCCGGAGGACGCCGAGAACGCGTCGTCGTACGCGCTGCTCCGCGACGCGCTCGCGAAGACCAACCGGGCCGGGATCGCGAAGTTCGTGATGCGCGGCAAGGAGTACCTGGCCACGATCCGGGCCGACGGCAAGGTTCTCGTGCTCGAGACGATGTTCTTCGCCGACGAGATCCGCGACCCCGACGAGGAACTCGGCGGCCTGCCGCGCAAGTCCGCCACCGGCAAGCAGTTGTCGATGGCGGTCGACCTGATCGAGGCCATGTCGGGCGAGTGGAAGCCGGCCGCGTACAAGGACACCTACACCGAGCGGGTGAAGGAACTGGTCAAGGCCAAGCATGCGGGCAAGGAGGTCGTGTACTCCGAGGAGGAGCCGCAGGCCACCAACCCGAGCGACCTGATCGCCGCCCTCCGGGCCAGCGTCGAATCCGCCCGCAAGGCCCGCACCGCCACAAAAACCCGGGCCAAGAAGACCACCGCCAAAAAGAGCACCGCGAAAAAGACGGCCGCAAAGAAAACTACGGCCAAGAAGACAACTGCCAAGAAAACCGCAAAGAAACAGAAGCGCGCCGCCTGA
- a CDS encoding helix-turn-helix transcriptional regulator yields MWVAEGMVGRRRELDALRGWLAAARAGAGRVVLCSGEAGIGKSRLAQEAGRIALAGEWTVAWGRCPEVEGAPAFWPWRQVLRAIEVEPDVVFAGRADRFTLLEDVSDALRQAAEHNPLLVVLDDIHRCDEPSLLVLRHLADRVADQRLLVFATYRAAELPRVLPELMGTPALERIELRPFGADEIREQLAALAAGVDAAAVSEVTGGNPLFVREVARAMLDGTWRPSRPPRSVLDVVQARLSRVSADCRAMLQAAATVGRDFQLGLVAAARNEPIERLLPAVDEAVEHGLIDRTGGDYRFVHVLTRDAVEATLATAERLALHRAVADALRERYADDLSEHLADIARHWACLAPYGEASTARAWAARAADDAVRRLAYEEGVRLYRTALGYDESLSTVERHRLLVALGRSAYFAGDPEACGDAAVAAMNLARRMASPELMAQAALVVEPTPDLRGLAKLLCDEALAVLSDDSDVALRARLLAQRAHLALYDGDLQLTASLSREALELARTCADDGALTEALYARQEACPTPTGVPERLELAAEMLSLARRTDDARLAMWGQIWRIGALVEDGRLPDAASELAALRVAAGRVGGPVGAWHLDRVVACVSQARGRFGDAAVAGRRAFERMRIIEPTPAAGRYFALHCALARHVGITEDAAAYVEEPLDPPPPFVTMTRLHHAFLLLCAGRVEAAAAAYRRVGPPATWVLPPFFVLPAHSYGVLVAEGIGRTDDVACLLGLLEPYRGRHVTGGNGVVYLGPVDLILGRGADVLGDHTRAVKLLEAAVEQADRAGAEGFAAEARYHLAVALLDAGDSERATTLAADADRRVRALGMAAYTDRTAALVTRLDRSSALSEREAEVARLVGQGLTNRRIAEKLVISERTAENHVQHILAKLGFANRSQIAAWIARTGV; encoded by the coding sequence GTGTGGGTCGCGGAGGGGATGGTCGGGCGGCGGCGGGAGCTTGATGCGCTGCGCGGGTGGCTCGCTGCCGCCCGGGCCGGTGCGGGGCGGGTCGTGCTGTGTTCTGGCGAGGCGGGGATCGGCAAGTCCAGGCTGGCCCAGGAGGCCGGCCGGATCGCGCTTGCCGGCGAGTGGACGGTCGCGTGGGGGCGGTGTCCGGAGGTGGAGGGTGCACCCGCGTTCTGGCCGTGGCGTCAGGTCCTGCGCGCGATCGAGGTGGAGCCGGACGTGGTGTTCGCCGGCCGGGCCGATCGCTTCACGCTGTTGGAGGACGTGAGCGACGCGCTCCGGCAGGCGGCCGAGCACAACCCGCTGCTCGTCGTTCTCGATGACATCCACCGCTGCGACGAGCCCTCACTGCTCGTACTTCGCCACCTCGCGGATCGCGTCGCGGACCAGCGGCTGCTCGTCTTCGCGACGTACCGTGCCGCCGAGCTCCCGCGGGTGCTTCCCGAGCTGATGGGTACGCCCGCACTCGAGCGCATCGAGCTGCGGCCGTTCGGCGCCGACGAGATACGCGAGCAGCTGGCCGCTCTTGCGGCAGGGGTCGACGCGGCCGCGGTGTCCGAGGTGACCGGTGGCAATCCGTTGTTCGTCCGCGAGGTGGCCCGGGCGATGCTCGACGGAACGTGGCGGCCCAGCCGGCCGCCGCGGAGCGTGCTCGACGTCGTCCAGGCCCGGCTGAGCCGGGTCTCCGCCGACTGCCGAGCGATGCTGCAAGCCGCCGCGACAGTAGGCCGCGACTTCCAGCTCGGCCTGGTCGCGGCCGCCCGGAACGAGCCGATCGAACGTCTGCTCCCGGCCGTCGACGAGGCGGTCGAGCACGGGCTGATCGACCGCACCGGTGGGGACTACCGGTTCGTCCACGTCCTCACTCGCGATGCTGTCGAGGCGACGCTCGCCACGGCCGAACGGCTCGCGCTGCACCGCGCCGTCGCGGACGCCTTACGGGAACGGTACGCCGACGACCTGTCCGAGCATCTCGCCGACATCGCCCGGCACTGGGCGTGCCTCGCGCCGTACGGCGAAGCATCCACGGCGCGAGCCTGGGCGGCACGCGCGGCGGACGACGCGGTCCGTCGGCTGGCGTACGAGGAGGGAGTACGGCTGTACCGAACTGCTCTCGGGTACGACGAGAGCCTGTCGACCGTCGAGCGTCACCGGCTGCTGGTCGCGCTGGGCCGTTCGGCGTACTTCGCGGGCGATCCCGAGGCCTGTGGCGACGCAGCTGTGGCCGCGATGAACCTCGCCCGCCGGATGGCGAGCCCCGAGCTCATGGCGCAGGCGGCGCTCGTGGTCGAGCCGACGCCGGACCTTCGCGGGCTCGCCAAGCTGCTGTGCGACGAGGCGTTGGCGGTGCTCTCCGACGACAGCGACGTGGCGCTGCGAGCGCGGTTGCTCGCCCAGCGCGCCCACCTCGCGCTGTACGACGGTGACCTGCAGCTCACCGCCTCCTTGAGTCGCGAGGCGCTCGAGCTGGCCCGGACGTGCGCCGACGACGGGGCCCTCACCGAGGCGCTGTACGCCCGGCAGGAGGCATGCCCGACGCCGACGGGCGTGCCGGAACGGCTGGAGTTGGCGGCCGAGATGCTGAGCCTCGCCCGGCGGACCGATGACGCACGGCTGGCGATGTGGGGACAGATCTGGCGCATCGGCGCGCTCGTCGAGGACGGGCGGCTGCCTGACGCCGCCTCCGAACTCGCGGCGCTACGGGTCGCGGCCGGGCGGGTCGGGGGACCTGTCGGCGCCTGGCATCTCGACCGGGTGGTCGCCTGTGTGTCCCAGGCAAGGGGCCGGTTCGGTGACGCGGCCGTGGCCGGCCGGCGAGCCTTCGAGCGGATGCGCATCATCGAACCCACGCCCGCAGCAGGCCGGTACTTCGCCTTGCACTGTGCGCTGGCCAGGCACGTCGGGATCACGGAAGACGCTGCGGCATACGTGGAAGAACCGTTGGATCCACCACCGCCGTTCGTCACGATGACTCGTCTGCACCACGCCTTCCTGCTGCTCTGTGCCGGCCGGGTCGAGGCCGCCGCGGCGGCGTACCGGCGGGTGGGTCCGCCCGCGACCTGGGTGCTGCCACCGTTCTTCGTACTCCCTGCCCACAGCTACGGCGTGTTGGTTGCCGAAGGCATCGGCCGGACCGACGACGTCGCCTGCCTGCTCGGGTTGCTGGAGCCGTATCGCGGCCGGCACGTGACCGGAGGCAACGGTGTGGTCTACCTCGGTCCGGTCGACCTGATCCTCGGACGCGGTGCCGACGTACTGGGCGATCACACCCGCGCTGTGAAGCTGCTCGAGGCGGCCGTCGAGCAGGCCGACCGGGCCGGCGCGGAAGGCTTCGCCGCTGAAGCGCGCTACCACTTGGCGGTCGCGCTGCTCGACGCAGGTGACTCCGAGCGGGCAACGACTCTCGCAGCGGACGCGGATCGGCGCGTCCGGGCGTTGGGGATGGCCGCCTACACGGACCGTACGGCGGCTCTCGTCACCCGCCTCGACCGCTCATCGGCGCTCAGCGAGCGGGAGGCCGAGGTCGCCCGGCTGGTCGGCCAGGGGCTCACCAACCGCCGGATCGCCGAGAAGCTGGTCATCTCCGAGCGCACCGCGGAGAACCACGTCCAGCACATCCTCGCCAAGCTCGGGTTCGCCAACCGCAGCCAGATCGCCGCCTGGATCGCCCGTACCGGCGTCTGA
- a CDS encoding FAD-dependent monooxygenase: MGASIAGPALAHWLRRRGAEVTVVERAPGLRPGGQAVDARGVAKQVIERMGLDAAVRAARTDTAGAHTVDLDGNILETFRAEDDGGDGYIAEIEILRGDLSQVLYDDTRDGVEYIFGDRIAELTQDADGVDVTFEGGAQRRFDLVIGADGLHSALRGTIFGPRTQFLRHLGLVLAFYSVPNEFGLDRWMIEYQERESGRSAGLRPIQDATRAMAIFSFPAAELDVDFRDTEAQKRLLSERMGDLGWLTPRILAHLDDTPDFYLDQVAQVVMDRWHDGRVGLIGDAAYSASPMSGQGTGLALVGAYLLAGELAASGWDPEAGFAAYEQRLRPMVEACQEIGRLHVDSLAAPDPDAEPAPEPDMEAFTALIDRALNGVDLPDYDGVPDSGPSKSSVTP, translated from the coding sequence GTGGGGGCAAGCATCGCGGGACCCGCGTTGGCGCACTGGTTGCGCAGGCGCGGTGCCGAGGTGACCGTCGTGGAGCGGGCGCCCGGCCTGCGACCTGGCGGGCAGGCGGTGGACGCGCGTGGCGTGGCCAAGCAGGTGATCGAGCGGATGGGGCTGGATGCCGCCGTACGGGCGGCGCGCACCGACACCGCCGGTGCGCACACCGTCGACCTCGACGGGAACATTCTGGAGACCTTCCGCGCCGAGGACGACGGCGGCGACGGATACATCGCGGAGATCGAGATCCTCCGCGGCGACCTGTCGCAGGTGCTGTACGACGACACGCGCGACGGTGTCGAGTACATCTTCGGCGACCGGATCGCCGAGCTGACGCAGGACGCGGACGGCGTCGACGTGACCTTCGAGGGCGGCGCCCAGCGGCGGTTCGACCTGGTGATCGGCGCCGACGGGCTGCATTCGGCGCTGCGCGGGACGATCTTCGGGCCGCGTACGCAGTTCCTCCGCCACCTCGGGCTCGTCCTGGCCTTCTACAGCGTGCCGAACGAGTTCGGGCTGGACCGCTGGATGATCGAGTACCAGGAGCGGGAATCCGGGCGCTCGGCCGGCCTGCGACCGATCCAGGACGCGACCCGGGCGATGGCGATCTTCTCGTTCCCCGCGGCCGAACTGGACGTCGACTTCCGCGACACCGAGGCCCAGAAGCGGCTGTTGTCGGAGCGGATGGGCGATCTGGGCTGGCTGACCCCGCGCATTCTCGCGCACCTGGACGACACCCCGGACTTCTACCTCGACCAGGTCGCCCAGGTCGTGATGGACCGCTGGCACGACGGGCGGGTCGGCCTGATCGGCGACGCGGCGTACAGCGCGTCGCCGATGTCCGGCCAGGGCACCGGGCTCGCCCTGGTCGGCGCCTATCTGCTGGCCGGCGAACTCGCGGCCTCGGGTTGGGACCCCGAGGCCGGGTTCGCGGCGTACGAGCAGCGCCTGCGCCCGATGGTCGAGGCGTGCCAGGAGATCGGCCGCCTGCACGTCGACAGCCTCGCCGCTCCCGACCCTGACGCCGAGCCGGCGCCGGAACCGGACATGGAGGCGTTCACCGCATTGATCGACCGGGCCCTCAACGGCGTCGACCTGCCCGACTACGACGGCGTACCGGACTCCGGCCCGTCGAAGTCCTCCGTCACGCCATAG
- a CDS encoding SDR family NAD(P)-dependent oxidoreductase has translation MKLGLDGKTAVVTGAGKGIGLAVARALREEGAFVGAGALNGSAELTSLTQDGQAISVLGDLTTAAGCQALVDETVNRFGGIDVLVNNVGGVRPRTGGFAAVTDDDWQWALEINLLSAVRATRAALPHLIRAAPSTIVTICSVNAALPDPGVIDYSAAKAALRSFCKSLSKEVGPAGVRVNTVSPGPVETALWLGPGGVAETISRAQGVDAADVRQAAVADTPTRRFTHPDEVAQVVLLLASPTAGNITGSDVLIDGGMVSTM, from the coding sequence GTGAAGCTCGGTCTGGACGGTAAGACCGCTGTCGTCACGGGCGCCGGCAAGGGCATCGGACTGGCCGTCGCTCGTGCGCTCCGGGAGGAAGGTGCGTTCGTCGGCGCCGGTGCGCTGAACGGGTCGGCCGAGCTGACCTCGTTGACGCAGGACGGCCAGGCGATCTCCGTGCTCGGCGACCTCACCACGGCGGCGGGCTGCCAGGCGCTTGTGGACGAGACCGTGAACCGCTTCGGCGGCATCGACGTACTGGTCAACAACGTCGGCGGTGTCCGGCCGCGGACCGGAGGGTTCGCCGCCGTCACGGACGACGACTGGCAGTGGGCGCTGGAGATCAACCTGCTCTCCGCGGTACGGGCGACGCGGGCCGCGCTCCCGCACTTGATCCGCGCGGCGCCGTCCACGATCGTGACGATCTGCTCGGTCAACGCCGCACTGCCGGATCCGGGCGTGATCGACTACAGCGCCGCGAAGGCCGCACTTCGCAGCTTCTGCAAGTCGTTGTCGAAGGAGGTCGGGCCGGCCGGTGTCCGGGTCAACACCGTCAGCCCCGGTCCGGTCGAGACAGCACTCTGGCTCGGACCGGGCGGGGTCGCGGAGACGATCAGCCGGGCGCAAGGCGTGGACGCTGCCGACGTACGTCAAGCGGCCGTGGCGGACACGCCCACGCGGCGGTTCACGCATCCCGACGAGGTCGCCCAGGTGGTTCTCCTGCTCGCCTCGCCCACCGCGGGCAACATCACCGGTTCCGACGTACTGATCGACGGCGGCATGGTCAGCACGATGTGA
- a CDS encoding CinA family protein: protein MTPAREPADDAAKLAEEIATIAGANSWTVAVAESLTSGRIASQLGAAPNASSWFAGGVVAYASEVKFKVLDVDRGPVVTARCARQLARGVARLMDADFAVAATGVGGPEPEEGNPAGTVFLAVSSASGEEAEHYQFDGEPAEVVERTSATALQNLLVLMRKHAH, encoded by the coding sequence ATGACACCTGCTCGAGAACCCGCCGACGACGCCGCGAAACTCGCCGAGGAGATCGCCACGATCGCCGGTGCGAACAGCTGGACGGTCGCGGTGGCCGAGTCGCTGACCAGCGGCCGGATCGCCTCCCAGCTGGGCGCGGCTCCGAACGCGAGTTCGTGGTTCGCCGGCGGCGTGGTCGCGTACGCGTCCGAGGTCAAGTTCAAGGTGCTGGACGTCGATCGCGGTCCGGTCGTCACCGCGCGCTGCGCGCGGCAACTGGCCCGTGGCGTCGCGAGACTGATGGACGCCGACTTCGCGGTCGCGGCAACCGGTGTGGGCGGACCGGAGCCGGAGGAGGGCAATCCTGCCGGCACGGTGTTTCTCGCGGTCAGCTCGGCTTCCGGCGAGGAGGCTGAGCACTACCAGTTCGATGGCGAGCCGGCCGAGGTCGTCGAACGTACCTCGGCAACAGCCTTGCAGAACCTGCTGGTGCTGATGAGGAAGCACGCTCACTGA
- the ligD gene encoding non-homologous end-joining DNA ligase translates to MKVGRRTIELSKTDKVLFPGDGVTKGDLVEYYEAIGPWMVPYLKQRPLSLERYPDGIDGQQLFNQNAPQYFPDWLETADVDRVNGSGHVRHAVVRDTASLVYLANQACVTPHAWLSRADRVRNPDQLIFDLDPPDGFESARRAAFDLRELLDELGLPTLVKTTGGKGLHIHVPLDRTADFDTARTFAREVAGVLTARYPKRYTIEQRKNARRGRLYLDIMRNAYGQTAVPPYAVRARPGAPVATPLDWSELDDVHPDQHTLRTVLDRLDGTGDPWPRLRGRSLTKPWQRLRTINQ, encoded by the coding sequence ATGAAGGTCGGCCGGCGAACGATCGAACTGAGCAAGACCGACAAGGTGCTCTTCCCCGGCGACGGTGTGACGAAGGGCGACCTGGTCGAGTACTACGAGGCGATCGGCCCGTGGATGGTGCCGTACCTGAAACAGCGGCCGCTGTCGCTGGAGCGCTACCCCGACGGCATCGACGGTCAGCAACTCTTCAACCAGAACGCACCCCAGTACTTCCCCGACTGGCTCGAGACGGCGGACGTGGACCGGGTGAACGGGAGCGGCCACGTCCGGCACGCCGTCGTCCGGGACACCGCCTCGCTCGTCTACCTGGCCAATCAGGCCTGCGTCACGCCGCACGCCTGGCTGTCGCGAGCCGACCGGGTGCGCAACCCCGATCAGCTGATCTTCGACCTCGATCCGCCGGACGGTTTCGAATCCGCTCGGCGCGCCGCGTTCGATCTGCGGGAACTGCTCGACGAGTTGGGGCTGCCGACGCTCGTCAAGACCACCGGCGGCAAGGGCCTGCACATCCACGTCCCACTCGACCGTACGGCGGACTTCGACACGGCTCGCACCTTCGCTCGCGAAGTGGCCGGCGTGCTCACCGCCCGGTACCCGAAGCGCTACACGATCGAGCAGCGCAAGAACGCGCGCCGGGGCCGGTTGTACCTGGACATCATGCGCAACGCCTACGGCCAGACCGCAGTACCGCCGTACGCCGTCCGCGCGCGCCCGGGTGCCCCCGTCGCGACGCCGCTCGATTGGAGTGAACTCGACGACGTCCACCCGGACCAGCACACGCTGCGAACCGTGCTCGACCGCTTGGACGGCACCGGCGATCCTTGGCCGCGGCTGCGTGGCCGCTCACTCACCAAGCCCTGGCAGCGCCTGCGCACCATCAATCAGTGA
- a CDS encoding YybH family protein — MTQTPTTRNEVDEFLADILPRQEAEERAIRNGDPEPRIAMWSTVEPVTLLGAAGAQGTGSGSERVTEIFRWISTQFSDCTEYGFELLAAGVSGDLAYTVGFERSTMRIAGAPAGPSVIRVTHVYRREDGEWRIVHRHGDASFPTGPR; from the coding sequence ATGACCCAGACACCGACCACCCGCAACGAGGTCGACGAGTTCCTCGCCGACATCCTGCCGCGCCAGGAGGCGGAGGAACGGGCTATCCGCAACGGCGATCCGGAACCACGGATCGCGATGTGGTCGACCGTCGAACCGGTGACGTTGCTCGGCGCCGCCGGAGCCCAGGGGACCGGCAGCGGTTCGGAGCGCGTCACCGAGATCTTCCGGTGGATCTCAACGCAGTTCTCGGACTGCACGGAGTACGGGTTCGAGCTGCTGGCGGCCGGAGTCAGTGGAGACCTGGCGTACACGGTCGGGTTCGAGCGGTCCACGATGCGTATCGCGGGCGCTCCGGCGGGCCCGAGCGTCATCCGCGTAACGCACGTCTACCGGCGCGAGGACGGCGAGTGGCGGATCGTCCATCGCCACGGCGACGCCTCGTTCCCGACAGGACCCCGATGA
- a CDS encoding alpha/beta hydrolase — protein sequence MLFIHGLWLHATSWEPWLARFRDEGYDVQAPDWPGDGETVEESRRDPDAIADHGIDDVVTHFAGLIDALPEPPILIGHSFGGMIAQKLLGQDRAKAAIAIDAAQIKGVLPVPLSALRATLPVFKNPANKHRAVSLTAEQFKFAFANAVSDEESAELYNRWTIPAPGRPLFEAAAANFSPHSPAEVNTGNQGRGPLLLIASGKDHTVPESVTRATLKQYRHSEAVTELQTFPDRGHSLVIDSGWGEIADTCLTWLRGQSL from the coding sequence GTGCTTTTCATTCACGGGCTGTGGCTGCACGCCACGTCGTGGGAACCGTGGCTGGCACGGTTCCGTGACGAGGGGTACGACGTACAGGCCCCGGACTGGCCGGGCGACGGCGAGACCGTCGAGGAGTCCCGCCGGGACCCGGACGCGATCGCGGATCACGGCATCGACGACGTGGTCACCCACTTCGCCGGCCTCATCGACGCGCTGCCCGAACCACCGATCCTGATCGGTCATTCGTTCGGCGGCATGATCGCCCAGAAGCTGCTCGGACAGGACCGGGCGAAGGCCGCGATCGCCATCGACGCCGCCCAGATCAAGGGCGTCCTGCCCGTGCCGCTGTCGGCGCTGCGCGCGACGCTGCCGGTGTTCAAGAACCCGGCCAACAAGCATCGCGCGGTCTCGCTGACCGCCGAGCAGTTCAAGTTCGCCTTCGCCAACGCGGTGTCCGACGAGGAGTCCGCGGAGCTGTACAACCGCTGGACGATCCCCGCGCCCGGCCGGCCGCTGTTCGAGGCGGCCGCGGCCAACTTCAGCCCGCACTCACCCGCCGAGGTGAACACGGGCAACCAAGGACGCGGTCCGCTGCTGCTGATCGCCAGCGGGAAGGACCACACCGTTCCCGAGTCGGTGACCCGGGCGACACTCAAGCAGTACCGGCACTCCGAGGCCGTCACGGAGCTGCAGACGTTCCCGGACCGCGGGCATTCGCTGGTCATCGACTCCGGCTGGGGCGAGATCGCCGACACCTGCCTCACCTGGCTGCGAGGGCAGTCGCTGTGA
- a CDS encoding Hsp20/alpha crystallin family protein, which yields MLMRTDPFREFDRLTQQFFGAGGGQGTWSKPNPMPLDAYRSGDEYVVAFDLPGVEPDAIELDVERNVLTVKAERRPPKVPENVEMQVAERPLGVFSRQLFLGETLDTEKIEAHYDAGVLTLRIPIAEQAKPRRIAVTGSGQRQQLDA from the coding sequence ATGTTGATGCGCACAGACCCGTTCCGGGAGTTCGACCGCCTCACCCAGCAGTTCTTCGGTGCCGGCGGCGGGCAGGGGACCTGGTCCAAGCCGAACCCGATGCCGCTGGACGCGTACCGGTCGGGGGACGAGTACGTCGTCGCGTTCGATCTTCCCGGTGTCGAGCCGGACGCGATCGAGCTCGACGTCGAACGCAATGTGCTCACGGTGAAGGCGGAGCGGCGCCCACCGAAGGTCCCGGAGAACGTCGAGATGCAGGTCGCGGAACGGCCGCTCGGGGTGTTCTCCCGTCAGCTGTTCCTCGGTGAGACGCTCGACACCGAGAAGATCGAGGCGCATTACGACGCCGGGGTTCTGACCCTGCGGATCCCGATCGCGGAGCAGGCCAAGCCGCGCCGGATCGCCGTGACCGGCTCAGGACAACGTCAGCAACTCGACGCCTGA
- a CDS encoding YybH family protein, whose protein sequence is MMDELTAFLDTALPRQLCTETAWHHGDLDARLALWSSRDPVTLFGGGGACVSGSDDVRRTFADVVTQIVPCRSFDFELVATGVSGDLAYTVGYEHVTFDPGPVQDYSLRVTYIWRRENGDWKVIHRHANYA, encoded by the coding sequence ATGATGGACGAGCTCACCGCCTTCCTCGACACCGCGCTGCCGCGCCAGCTCTGCACCGAGACCGCGTGGCACCACGGCGACCTCGACGCCCGGCTTGCCCTGTGGTCGAGCCGGGACCCGGTCACGCTGTTCGGTGGTGGCGGTGCCTGCGTGTCAGGTAGCGACGACGTGCGGCGGACGTTCGCGGACGTGGTGACGCAGATCGTCCCGTGCCGGTCGTTCGACTTCGAACTCGTCGCGACGGGCGTCAGTGGTGACCTGGCCTACACCGTCGGCTACGAGCACGTCACGTTCGATCCCGGTCCGGTGCAGGACTACTCGTTGCGGGTCACCTACATCTGGCGACGCGAGAACGGCGACTGGAAGGTCATCCACCGACACGCCAACTATGCCTGA